The following proteins are co-located in the Candidatus Nitrotoga sp. AM1P genome:
- a CDS encoding arginine/lysine/ornithine decarboxylase yields the protein MKFDFPIIIIDEDFRSENSSGLSVRALAEAIQKEGMEVLGITSYGDLTSFAQQQSRASAFLLSIDDEEFGGGSKEETAIALKNIRAFVEEIRFKNADIPIYLYGETRTSRHIPNDILRELHGFIHMHEDTPEFVARHIIREARLYLDSLAPPFFRALVNYAQDGSYSWHCPGHSGGVAFLKSPVGRMFHQFFGENMLRADVCNSVDELGQLLDHTGPVAASERNAARIFSCDHLFFVTNGTSTSNKIVWHSTVAPDDIVVVDRNCHKSILHSIIMTGAIPVFLMPTRNHFGIIGPISLDEFKIETIQRKIDANPFIKDKTQKPRILTITQSTYDGVLYNVETLKQMLDGQIDTLLFDEAWLPHAAFHDFYKDMHAIGQDRKPCQESMVFSTQSTHKMLAGLSQASQILVQDSEMRKLDRDCFNEAYMMHTSTSPQYAIIASCDVAAAMMEPPGGTALVEESIAEALDFRRAMRKVDEEWGADWWFKVWGPDFLAEEGMALRADWMLGADDRWHGFGNLAPGFNMLDPIKATIITPGLDVGGDFADSGIPAAIVTKYLAENGVVVEKTGLYSFFIMFTIGITKGRWNTMVTELQQFKDDYDKNQPLWRVLPEFVAKYARYEKVGLRDLCDNIHGIYKINDVARLTTEMYLSNMEPAMKPSDAFAKMAHGEIDRVSIDELEGRITSVLLTPYPPGIPLLIPGERFNKTIVDYLKFARDFNQKFPGFESDIHGLVANEGNDGPRYYVDCVRQE from the coding sequence ATGAAATTTGATTTTCCCATCATCATCATCGACGAAGATTTCCGCTCGGAAAATTCCAGTGGCCTGAGCGTGCGCGCTTTGGCCGAGGCCATCCAGAAAGAAGGCATGGAGGTGCTGGGTATAACCAGCTACGGGGATTTGACTTCATTCGCACAACAACAAAGCCGAGCTTCGGCCTTTTTACTATCGATTGACGATGAGGAATTCGGTGGCGGCAGTAAAGAAGAGACGGCCATTGCACTGAAAAACATCCGCGCTTTCGTGGAAGAAATCCGCTTCAAAAATGCCGATATCCCCATCTATCTATATGGCGAAACGCGTACTTCACGCCATATCCCGAATGACATCCTGCGCGAACTGCACGGATTCATTCATATGCATGAAGACACACCGGAATTTGTGGCGCGGCATATCATCCGTGAAGCCCGATTGTATTTAGACTCACTCGCCCCGCCATTTTTCCGCGCACTGGTTAATTACGCGCAAGATGGTTCCTATTCCTGGCATTGCCCCGGTCATTCGGGCGGGGTGGCTTTCCTGAAATCGCCGGTAGGTCGCATGTTTCACCAATTTTTTGGCGAAAATATGTTGCGTGCAGACGTGTGCAACTCAGTCGACGAGCTGGGTCAGCTGCTCGACCATACCGGACCGGTAGCGGCCAGCGAGCGAAATGCAGCGCGTATTTTCAGTTGCGATCACCTATTCTTTGTGACTAACGGCACCTCTACATCAAATAAAATCGTATGGCATTCCACCGTCGCACCTGATGACATCGTAGTGGTGGATCGCAACTGCCATAAATCCATCCTCCATTCCATCATCATGACTGGTGCAATACCAGTATTCCTGATGCCAACACGTAATCATTTCGGCATCATCGGACCGATTTCACTCGACGAGTTTAAAATTGAAACTATCCAACGGAAGATCGATGCAAACCCGTTCATCAAAGATAAAACGCAAAAGCCGCGCATCCTGACTATCACTCAGAGCACTTACGACGGCGTGTTGTACAACGTGGAAACTCTCAAACAGATGCTGGATGGGCAAATTGATACCCTGCTTTTCGACGAGGCATGGTTGCCGCATGCCGCCTTTCATGATTTCTACAAGGATATGCACGCTATAGGCCAAGACCGTAAGCCATGCCAGGAATCCATGGTGTTTTCCACTCAATCGACACATAAAATGTTGGCCGGATTGAGTCAAGCCTCACAGATTTTGGTGCAGGACAGCGAAATGCGCAAACTGGACCGCGACTGCTTCAACGAAGCCTATATGATGCATACCTCTACCAGCCCGCAATACGCCATTATAGCGTCATGCGATGTGGCTGCCGCAATGATGGAACCGCCCGGTGGCACCGCTCTGGTAGAAGAGTCCATTGCTGAAGCGCTCGATTTTCGTCGTGCCATGCGCAAGGTGGATGAAGAATGGGGGGCGGATTGGTGGTTCAAAGTTTGGGGGCCGGACTTTCTCGCCGAAGAAGGTATGGCCTTGCGCGCGGACTGGATGCTGGGTGCAGATGATCGCTGGCATGGCTTCGGCAACCTGGCGCCGGGCTTCAACATGCTCGACCCGATCAAGGCCACTATTATCACCCCGGGGCTGGATGTCGGAGGTGATTTCGCCGATTCTGGCATTCCGGCTGCCATCGTCACCAAGTATTTGGCGGAAAATGGTGTTGTAGTGGAAAAAACCGGCCTCTATTCTTTTTTCATCATGTTTACCATTGGCATCACCAAGGGACGCTGGAATACCATGGTAACCGAGTTGCAGCAATTCAAGGATGACTATGACAAAAATCAGCCACTATGGCGCGTACTGCCCGAATTTGTCGCCAAATATGCACGCTATGAGAAGGTCGGCCTCCGTGACCTCTGCGACAATATTCACGGCATTTACAAGATCAATGACGTAGCGCGATTAACCACCGAAATGTACCTTTCCAACATGGAGCCCGCCATGAAGCCGTCCGACGCTTTCGCTAAAATGGCGCACGGCGAGATTGACCGCGTGTCGATTGACGAGCTGGAAGGACGCATCACCAGTGTGCTGTTGACGCCTT
- the dcd gene encoding dCTP deaminase: MSIKSDRWIRHMAKQHGMIEPFEPGQMKETNGQRIVSYGTSSYGYDVRCSDEFKLFTNINSTIVDPKNFDANSFVEIKSDYCIIPPNSFALARTVEHFRIPRNVLTICLGKSTYARCGIIVNVTPLEPEWEGYVTLEFSNTTPLPAKIYANEGVAQMIFFESDEVCEVSYRDRGGKYQGQVGVTLPKI, encoded by the coding sequence ATGAGCATTAAATCAGACAGGTGGATACGTCACATGGCCAAACAGCACGGCATGATCGAGCCTTTCGAACCCGGGCAGATGAAAGAAACGAATGGCCAGCGCATCGTATCATATGGCACGTCAAGCTACGGCTATGACGTCCGTTGCTCTGACGAATTCAAACTGTTCACCAACATCAATAGCACTATAGTCGACCCGAAGAATTTCGATGCCAACTCTTTCGTCGAGATCAAGAGCGACTATTGCATCATCCCGCCCAACTCTTTCGCGCTGGCACGCACCGTAGAACACTTCCGCATCCCCCGCAACGTATTGACCATTTGCCTGGGGAAATCGACCTACGCGCGGTGCGGCATAATCGTTAATGTCACACCGTTAGAGCCGGAATGGGAGGGCTATGTCACGCTGGAATTTTCCAATACCACGCCGCTACCGGCGAAAATTTACGCCAATGAAGGCGTAGCGCAGATGATCTTCTTCGAATCCGACGAAGTATGTGAGGTCTCATACCGGGATAGGGGCGGCAAATATCAGGGGCAGGTTGGGGTTACACTACCCAAAATATAA
- the apbC gene encoding iron-sulfur cluster carrier protein ApbC codes for MSFTDADVQASLTKLIDPNTKKDFVAGKSVKNIKINGNNLSLDIQLGYPAKSVWDEIRVMVENHLRSALPSISTLSVNVNSKVVPHAVQRGVKLVDGVKNIIAVASGKGGVGKSTTAVNLALALAAEGARVGILDADIYGPSIPTMMGIKGEPVSRDGKSVEPMQGHGLQVMSIGFMIQGEDVPMVWRGPMVTQALDQLLNQTRWNELDYLVVDMPPGTGDIQLTLSQKVPVTGAIIVTTPQDIALMDARKGLKMFEKVSIKILGIVENMSTHICSKCGHEEHIFGSGGAEKMCNDYNVEFLGSLPLDIRIREQADSGKPTVVANPDGVIAKEYKQIARRLAVKIAEMAQDYSAAFPKIVMQKT; via the coding sequence ATGAGTTTTACCGACGCAGACGTACAGGCCTCACTGACAAAATTGATTGACCCCAATACAAAAAAAGATTTTGTAGCGGGCAAGTCGGTAAAAAATATAAAGATCAACGGTAATAATTTATCTCTCGATATTCAGCTTGGCTACCCTGCGAAAAGCGTGTGGGATGAGATACGGGTGATGGTAGAAAATCACCTGCGTAGCGCTTTACCAAGTATCAGCACTCTTTCCGTGAATGTGAACAGCAAGGTAGTGCCTCATGCTGTGCAACGCGGCGTAAAACTGGTTGATGGGGTAAAGAATATTATTGCGGTGGCCAGCGGCAAAGGCGGCGTGGGTAAGTCCACTACTGCCGTAAATCTGGCGCTGGCACTCGCTGCGGAAGGCGCGCGCGTCGGAATTCTGGATGCAGATATTTATGGTCCTTCCATACCCACCATGATGGGCATCAAAGGCGAGCCTGTATCGCGTGATGGCAAGTCAGTCGAACCAATGCAGGGACATGGACTGCAGGTCATGTCCATTGGCTTCATGATTCAAGGCGAGGATGTGCCGATGGTCTGGCGCGGCCCGATGGTTACTCAGGCGCTGGATCAGTTATTGAATCAGACGCGCTGGAATGAGCTGGACTATCTGGTGGTGGACATGCCACCCGGCACTGGCGATATCCAGTTGACCCTGTCGCAAAAAGTACCGGTGACCGGCGCGATCATCGTAACCACTCCACAGGACATCGCACTGATGGATGCGCGCAAAGGGCTCAAAATGTTCGAGAAGGTGAGCATCAAAATACTTGGTATAGTGGAAAACATGAGCACGCATATCTGCTCGAAATGTGGGCATGAGGAACACATCTTCGGGAGCGGCGGAGCCGAAAAGATGTGTAACGACTACAACGTAGAGTTTCTCGGTTCATTGCCTTTAGACATCCGCATCCGCGAGCAGGCCGACTCCGGCAAGCCCACCGTAGTGGCCAACCCCGATGGTGTAATTGCCAAGGAGTACAAGCAGATTGCGCGGCGTCTGGCAGTGAAAATTGCTGAAATGGCGCAAGACTATAGTGCGGCATTCCCTAAAATTGTGATGCAAAAGACGTAA